The following proteins are co-located in the Cryptococcus neoformans var. grubii H99 chromosome 1, complete sequence genome:
- a CDS encoding profilin, which produces MSWQAYVDDHLVATGKVKKAAILGKQGGVWAASPGYNLSQQEQNAITQTYFQQPDSVRANGITLNGFKFMCIQATPEEVIGRKGERGVFVIPTNQAILVAEYDAPTSAGEANVVVAKLADWLKSASY; this is translated from the exons ATGTCCTGGCAAG CTTACGTTGACGACCATCTCGTGGCCACCGGAAAGGTCAAGAAAGCCGCCATCTTGGGTAAACAGGGTGGCGTTTGGGCCGCAAGCCCTGGCTATAAC CTTTCCCAGCAAGAACAGAACGCCATTACTCAGACATATTTTCAGCAACCCGACAGTGTCCGAG CCAACGGCATCACCCTTAACGGTTTCAAGTTTATGTGTATCCAGGCAACCCCTGAGGAAGTTATCGGTCGTAAGGGT GAACGAGGCGTTTTCGTGATCCCGACCAATCAGGCTATCCTTGTCGCCGAG TACGACGCCCCGACTTCTGCCGGTGAGGCCAATGTCGTGGTAGCCAAACTTGCCGATTGGCTCAAGAGCGCGAGCTATTAA
- a CDS encoding 5-formyltetrahydrofolate cyclo-ligase, whose product MSNPEPSDTGRQEERDKMAVTFALKATLRKTMLRTLKGMSDSEIDKQSRDVFRILLDQNFFKKANSVGCYLSMAQGELRTNLIVDHLLKRGTSLYTPYIPAPPSRTHNPSTPSLSGPSSEQDMRMLRLYSTQDLENCPLDRWGIVDPGVERRDMDKSLREDAMNPKAPAMDLILIPGVAFDEECNRLGRGKAYYDRFLQSYTSTRPRPLLMAIALEPQILSHGERVPTWDWDFQLDGIISPSGIVWRKKLEGSN is encoded by the exons ATGAGCAACCCGGAACCCAGTGATACTgggagacaagaagaacgaGATAAAATGGCTGTAACATTTGCCCTCAAAGCAACATTGCGCAAAACCATGCTTCGAACGCTTAAGGGCATGAGTGATTCCGAGATTGACAAACAGT CAAGAGACGTCTTCCGTATACTTCTTGATCAAAATTTTTTCAAGAAGGCGAACTCTGTCGGGTGTTATCTCAGTATGGCACAGGGTGAATTACGGACGAATTTGATCGTGGATCATCTTCTGAAACGAG GAACTTCATTGTACACACCATACATCCCTGCGCCCCCTTCCCGAACCCACAACCCCTCTACCCCGTCGCTCTCCGGCCCATCATCAGAACAGGATATGCGTATGCTCAGATTGTATTCCACTCAAGATCTAGAAAACTGTCCTCTAGATAGATGGGGAATCGTTGACCCTGGAGTAGAGAGGAGAGACATGGATAAATCTTTACGGGAGGATG CTATGAACCCAAAAGCGCCTGCAATGGACTTGATCCTCATTCCGGGTGTCGCATTCGACGAAGAGTGCAATAGA CTTGGCCGAGGTAAAGCCTACTACGACCGTTTCCTTCAATCATACACCTCCACGCGTCCTCGCCCTTTACTCA TGGCTATTGCACTCGAGCCGCAGATATTATCTCATGGGGAAAGAGTTCCCACCTGGGACTGGGATTTTCAGCTCGACGGGATTATCTCACCATCCGGCATCGTATGGAGGAAAAAATTGGAAGGATCAAATTGA
- a CDS encoding para-aminobenzoate synthetase, translated as MEPPPLPRTLVLDYYDSYTNNLVTLLTRTYADADVLEKLVVVKADEYTWDEFQRLVLPNIDCVILSPGPGRPDNPADIGFALQLLRLHPLPILGVCLGHQAIGVAFGGKIINIPKITHGHVIPVAPVQPPIGLFASPLWKAGGETQFDVVVYNSLTIDPMTLPQHLEVTAWSIPSSDRPASIQGLRHRLYPIWGVQYHPESISSTCGSSLLISFLNEVHKINNQPTSYPNLLPSIVSSCAYRVVKAGSTTTSHEPSRTTSASSSKLEKVNKAFGELGKGLTTEDVFQRLVRRPLRKREKAVAEIWLDGQTPTRPTTSSLASPSFLLTYSLTTRTVTLHRAGSTPSSLPLSEDITFWEWFSAGQEAITRNLHCALEPRMSGWRGGWVGWFAYEMKEESLRGYRRRGRGEGEEKVDACWGWTDRFLERTPEGEWVARGVVRQGSDQLSGIEGCDMLRWLHNEGITFGATQDDWVNYVQSVSSILDTMGESPASSPLPKFHPTSSSDAYQKQIDACREAIRQGESYELTLTTSFSSTPLSFDPFALYLHLRKFNPAYYSTYMSFPTLSTSSLHGSSGTQGIAILSSSPERFLKIDSSRQVEMMPIKGTRARVKEGQCVCRPDVGCEGENPGSEECRQEGRREDERRGKDLVEDVKERAENLMIVDLIRSDLLSCCIPSTVTVPKLIALESYGVHNLVTTVQGTLADNVGSVEAVKRCFPPGSMTGAPKLRSVQLLDEFENRQRRGIYSGALGYFSVDGVTDLSVVIRTIVVENNRLSIGAGGAITWLSDREKEWDEVLTKVKSVVGRMEDIE; from the exons ATGGAGCCTCCCCCGCTGCCCCGGACACTCGTGCTGGATTACTATGATTCGT ACACCAACAACCTGGTCACCCTGCTCACCCGCACCTACGCGGACGCCGACGTGCTGGAAAAACTCGTGGTGGTGAAAGCCGACGAGTACACGTG GGACGAGTTTCAGCGCCTCGTCCTCCCCAACATCGACTGTGTCATTCTCTCCCCGGGGCCAGGCCGCCCGGATAACCCTGCA GACATCGGTTTCGCTCTCCAGCTGCTGCGTCTCCATCCGCTCCCAATCCTCGGTGTCTGCCTCGGTCATCAAGCGATCGGCGTAGCCTTCGGTGGAAAG ATAATCAACATTCCCAAAATCACCCATGGGCATGTCATTCCTGTCGCTCCGGTACAGCCTCCCATTGGGCTTTTCGCTTCTCCTCTGTGGAAGGCTGGTGGTGAAACCCAGTTTGATGTGGTCGTCTACAACAGTTTAACAATAGACCCGATGA CCCTTCCTCAGCACCTTGAGGTGACAGCGTGGTCCATTCCTTCATCTGATCGACCAGCTAGTATCCAAGGACTGAGGCATCGACTCTACCCTATATGGGGTGTACAATACCATCCAGAG TCAATCTCTTCTACCTGTGGCTCATCGCTACTCATTTCGTTCTTGAACGAGGTCCACAAAATCAACAATCAACCTACGTCCTACCCTAACCTCCTTCCCTCGATCGTCTCTTCCTGCGCATATCGTGTTGTCAAGGCTGGATCAACAACCACATCCCATGAACCATCACGCACTACGtcagcctcttcatcaaagctCGAGAAAGTGAACAAGGCTTTTGGTGAATTGGGCAAAGGTTTAACCACGGAGGATGTATTCCAACGTCTCGTGAGGAGGCCGCTaagaaaaagggagaaAGCTGTAGCAGAGATATGGCTTGACGGGCAGACA CCTACTCGTCCTACTACCTCTTCACTCGCTTCCCcgtctttccttctcacaTACTCTCTCACTACTCGTACTGTTACTCTTCACCGAGCGGGATCCACTCCTAGCAGCCTCCCTCTCTCTGAAGATATCACTTTTTGGGAGTGGTTCTCCGCCGGCCAAGAGGCCATAACCCGTAATCTCCATTGTGCCCTAGAACCTCGAATGAGCGgctggagaggaggttgggtAGGCTGGTTTGCGTatgagatgaaggaggagagtcTTAGGGGTTATCGAAGgcggggaaggggagagggagaggaaaaggtagaTGCCTGTTGGGGATGGACGGACCGGTTCTTGGAAAGGACCCCTGAGGGAGAATGGGTGGCGAGGGGTGTGGTCAGACAAGGTTCGGATCAACTTAGTGGGATCGAGGGTTGCGACATGTTGCGCTGGTTGCACAACGAAGGCATCACTTTCGGAGCCACTCAGGATGACTGGGTAAACTACGTTCAGTCTGTGTCAAGCATACTCGATACTATGGGTGAATCTCCCGCATCCTCCCCGTTACCCAAGTTCCATCCCACCAGCTCAAGTGACGCCTATCAAAAGCAAATTGACGCATGTCGCGAGGCCATCCGCCAAGGGGAGAGTTACGAACTTACCCTCAccacttccttttcctctacCCCTTTATCTTTCGATCCTTTCGCTCTGTATTTGCACCTTCGGAAATTCAACCCCGCCTATTACTCTACCTATATGAGCTTCCCCACcctctcaacctcttcattACATGGCAGCTCAGGGACGCAGGGTATCGCTATCCTCTCAAGTTCTCCTGAACGATTCTTAAAAATTGATTCTTCCAGACAAGTGGAGATGATGCCCATCAAGGGAACGAGAGCGAGAGTCAAAGAAGGTCAATGTGTATGTCGACCTGACGTTGGGTGTGAAGGAGAGAACCCAGGCTCGGAGGAATGTAGAcaggaagggaggagggaggatgagcgaagagggaaagacctggttgaagatgtcaaAGAACGGGCAGAGAACCTCATG ATCGTTGATCTTATCCGATCCGACTTGCTCTCGTGTTGTATCCCGTCAACAGTCACCGTTCCAAAGCTTATCGCTCTTGAATCCTATGGGGTGCATAACCTAGTGACGACAGTTCAAGGCACGCTGGCAGACAATGTTGGGAGTGTGGAAGCTGTCAAAAGATGTTTCCCACCTG GCTCCATGACGGGTGCACCGAAGTTGAGGTCAGTACAGCTTTTGGATGAGTTTGAGAACCGTCAGCGAAGGGGCATATATTCCG GTGCTTTGGGTTACTTTTCTGTAGATGGAGTCACAGATCTCAGTGTTGTCATTCGTACGATTGTAGTCGAGAATAATC GATTGAGTATCGGGGCTGGAGGTGCCATCACCTGGCTTTCGGATagggagaaggaatgggaCGAGGTGTTGACCAAGGTCAAGTCTGTAGTTGGGAGAATGGAGGATATAGAATAA